From the genome of Muricauda sp. SCSIO 64092, one region includes:
- a CDS encoding TonB-dependent receptor — MRILHLGCFMLLFAFAAKAQETASISGKVTDENNQPVFGANVLLLGTGRGTSTNADGEFTMSDISASNYFIQVSYLGYQSVTREIELNADTTLDFALTKTSDQLNEVVVTAANRRLQNVQRTAASVSVANAQEVADLQIGNINELGRITSNFRTYDDGGGSFPLVSTRGITTIDATPVVGVYVDDVPLFNISSFPSYFGDIERIEILKGPQGTLYGRNSIGGVINIISKNPTNYTKGYVTTGYGNLNQYDIQAGISTPLIKNKLFAKINGGLTARDGYIENTFLNNTDLLGREAYNGNLKLTYVANDNWLFKLNSGYERREVNAYAFVGGFGATGTVIENTVNNSPFQVSQNTNGLYVTDIFNNAFNLKFTNDYIRIEAITAYQYTDLNRSDDDFDFSPADIQAVASDITRLSTISQEIRLSSNTKSKLDWIGGLYLYSVSNESDRRTRNGADNIVFNPFLTPEEVADAQAQFPYDQLSDNEVRQKGLSLFGQASYQLTDKLTATAGLRYEIEDSSLEVDNRFEQDGQDFVYPNLNAVPMEFDKETEFSAFSPKFSLGYQANENSFIFANVTRGYRPGGVNSFVLDENRATFDPEFSWNYELGTKNTLWNNKVKLNATLFYINYTDQQLFNVIDLATFSIGTENIGNSKSYGVELETEFIVTKGLSLMGNLGYLKTEFTDYEYTFVQTLSEAPFFQEVAVDNKGNQQVMSPEWSGSIGANYTANLNKKWKGSIVVDYQFQSEVFFDPENTASQDAYGLLNGRLVAGSKNLEFALWAKNLTDVTYLSYGYSVSSSGIFASYGLPQTYGATVTTKF, encoded by the coding sequence ATGAGAATACTACACCTAGGCTGTTTTATGCTGCTCTTTGCATTTGCAGCTAAAGCACAAGAAACTGCGTCAATTTCAGGAAAAGTCACCGATGAGAACAACCAACCTGTTTTTGGGGCTAACGTGCTTTTATTGGGGACGGGTAGGGGAACCTCGACCAATGCGGATGGTGAATTTACCATGAGCGATATCTCTGCATCAAACTATTTTATTCAAGTCAGCTATTTGGGCTATCAAAGTGTGACCAGGGAAATAGAACTGAACGCGGACACTACGTTGGATTTTGCTTTAACCAAAACTTCAGATCAACTTAATGAAGTGGTCGTAACTGCCGCCAATAGAAGGTTACAAAATGTTCAAAGGACTGCTGCCTCGGTATCCGTGGCAAATGCACAAGAAGTAGCCGACCTGCAGATTGGTAACATCAACGAACTTGGTCGTATTACGTCCAACTTCAGAACCTACGATGATGGAGGAGGCTCCTTTCCCCTCGTTTCCACAAGAGGTATTACCACTATAGACGCGACGCCGGTTGTGGGGGTGTATGTTGACGATGTGCCCCTTTTTAATATTTCTTCGTTTCCCTCATATTTCGGTGATATAGAACGTATTGAAATTTTAAAGGGACCACAGGGTACACTTTACGGCAGAAATTCAATAGGTGGGGTGATCAATATCATCAGTAAAAACCCAACGAACTATACCAAGGGATATGTAACTACTGGTTATGGCAACCTCAATCAATACGATATTCAAGCCGGAATCAGCACACCCCTAATAAAGAATAAGTTATTTGCCAAAATCAATGGTGGGCTTACCGCTAGGGACGGTTATATAGAAAACACTTTTTTAAATAACACGGACCTGTTAGGGAGAGAAGCCTATAATGGAAACCTAAAATTGACCTACGTGGCAAATGATAATTGGCTTTTTAAGCTTAATTCGGGTTATGAAAGAAGGGAAGTCAATGCCTATGCTTTTGTCGGTGGATTTGGAGCAACAGGAACGGTCATAGAAAATACCGTGAACAACAGCCCTTTTCAAGTTTCCCAAAATACCAATGGTCTTTATGTCACGGATATTTTCAACAATGCCTTCAACCTTAAGTTTACAAATGATTATATCAGAATTGAGGCGATTACCGCATATCAATATACCGATCTTAATAGAAGTGATGATGATTTTGATTTTTCTCCGGCAGATATCCAAGCAGTCGCTTCTGATATTACTAGATTATCGACCATTAGCCAAGAGATTCGACTGAGTTCTAATACCAAAAGCAAGTTGGACTGGATAGGGGGTCTCTATCTTTATTCAGTTTCGAATGAAAGTGATAGAAGGACGAGAAATGGGGCCGATAACATTGTATTCAACCCCTTTTTAACTCCTGAAGAAGTTGCCGATGCACAAGCCCAATTTCCCTACGACCAACTCTCGGACAACGAAGTTCGGCAAAAGGGGTTATCCCTATTTGGGCAGGCTTCGTATCAACTCACGGATAAACTGACCGCAACTGCCGGGTTACGATACGAAATTGAGGATAGCAGCTTGGAAGTCGACAACAGATTTGAACAAGATGGGCAAGATTTTGTTTACCCAAATCTGAACGCAGTGCCAATGGAATTTGATAAGGAAACTGAGTTTAGTGCTTTTTCCCCCAAGTTTAGCCTGGGCTATCAGGCCAATGAAAACTCATTCATATTCGCCAACGTAACCAGGGGATACCGTCCTGGCGGAGTGAACTCTTTTGTTCTTGATGAAAATCGAGCAACCTTTGATCCTGAATTTAGTTGGAACTATGAACTGGGTACTAAAAATACATTGTGGAACAATAAGGTAAAACTTAACGCCACGCTGTTTTACATCAATTACACAGATCAGCAGCTTTTTAATGTGATCGACCTTGCCACCTTTAGTATAGGGACAGAGAACATTGGTAATTCCAAAAGCTATGGTGTGGAGTTGGAAACGGAATTTATAGTAACCAAGGGACTTAGTCTCATGGGAAATCTGGGATACTTAAAAACAGAGTTTACTGATTATGAATACACATTTGTACAAACTTTATCTGAAGCTCCCTTTTTTCAAGAAGTAGCGGTGGACAACAAAGGAAATCAGCAAGTAATGTCCCCAGAGTGGAGCGGTAGCATTGGGGCCAATTATACCGCCAATTTGAACAAAAAGTGGAAAGGTTCCATTGTTGTGGACTATCAATTTCAGTCCGAAGTATTTTTCGATCCCGAAAATACTGCAAGTCAAGATGCGTACGGATTATTAAACGGCAGATTGGTTGCAGGTTCAAAAAATTTGGAATTTGCACTTTGGGCAAAAAACCTAACGGATGTAACCTACTTAAGCTATGGGTATTCAGTAAGTAGCTCCGGTATATTCGCTTCCTATGGCCTACCACAAACCTACGGTGCCACCGTAACCACAAAATTCTAG
- a CDS encoding MATE family efflux transporter: MNQTKDQKEFILNGNLTKVMWKLSLPAILAMVLYGLNAFMDTIYIGQLLNETALAGVALAYPLTSMAMGVGAWVGTGAGNHLSVLLGKDDSEALKKIIPNATLFTLISSLIFAIPCYIFATPLIEMMGGSGEILEYGLRYFKITLLAFPLWVFGLQLNMIVRAEGKMMTAAVFMAYGLVVNLILTPLAIIYLHMDVDGAAWATNIGMLVYCVVGYLYFVRGSASFESNINAILYDGEVFKAILKLGLPGFILSLMGLIQAIVVFNAVVDYGTDEDLAFFAAANRILLFLMTPLFGLMRALQPVVGVNFGAEQYGRVRKGFFLFCKTGLWLVLPFWLFLMLFPELGIQMVLPNKAMSNSELIDFRVYMAIIPFLPFVFMALTHLPAIEQPKYASIIGIARQLIFYVPVMLLLPRWMGISGVYYGSTLIDIMVTLWLGYIVYKSFQGLGNEKLPRVQANDDDT, encoded by the coding sequence GTGAACCAAACCAAAGACCAAAAAGAATTTATCCTTAATGGCAACTTGACCAAAGTCATGTGGAAGTTGTCCTTACCAGCAATTTTAGCCATGGTACTCTATGGCTTGAATGCCTTTATGGATACTATTTATATTGGTCAACTGCTTAATGAAACGGCCCTGGCTGGTGTAGCATTGGCTTACCCACTCACCTCAATGGCTATGGGAGTAGGTGCATGGGTAGGAACTGGAGCAGGGAATCACTTGAGCGTGCTATTGGGCAAAGATGATAGTGAAGCCCTAAAAAAAATCATTCCAAATGCAACACTTTTTACCCTAATAAGTAGTCTTATTTTTGCCATTCCCTGTTACATTTTTGCTACTCCTTTGATAGAGATGATGGGCGGTTCGGGTGAGATTTTGGAATATGGTTTGCGCTATTTTAAGATTACGCTGTTGGCTTTCCCGCTCTGGGTCTTTGGCCTACAACTCAATATGATCGTTCGTGCGGAAGGTAAAATGATGACCGCCGCTGTATTTATGGCCTATGGCTTGGTGGTCAACCTTATTTTAACACCCTTGGCTATTATCTATCTGCATATGGATGTGGATGGTGCCGCATGGGCCACAAACATTGGAATGTTAGTGTATTGCGTGGTGGGTTATCTCTATTTTGTAAGGGGCAGCGCTTCCTTTGAGTCAAATATCAACGCTATTCTTTATGATGGCGAAGTCTTTAAAGCCATTCTGAAGTTAGGACTCCCTGGATTTATACTGAGCTTAATGGGCCTGATTCAGGCGATAGTGGTTTTTAATGCAGTTGTAGATTACGGCACGGATGAAGATTTGGCCTTTTTTGCTGCAGCCAATCGCATTCTACTTTTTTTAATGACCCCGTTATTTGGGTTGATGCGTGCCCTTCAGCCCGTTGTGGGGGTAAATTTTGGAGCAGAACAATACGGCCGAGTCAGGAAAGGCTTTTTTCTTTTCTGCAAAACCGGACTTTGGTTGGTCTTACCTTTCTGGTTGTTCCTGATGCTATTTCCAGAACTGGGTATTCAAATGGTACTTCCCAATAAGGCAATGTCAAACTCGGAACTAATTGATTTTAGGGTATATATGGCCATTATTCCTTTTCTCCCCTTTGTGTTTATGGCCCTAACCCATTTGCCTGCCATAGAACAGCCTAAATATGCCAGTATTATTGGAATAGCCAGACAATTGATATTCTATGTCCCAGTGATGCTTTTGCTTCCCAGGTGGATGGGCATTAGCGGGGTTTACTATGGTTCTACCTTGATTGACATTATGGTCACCCTATGGTTGGGCTATATCGTCTATAAAAGTTTTCAGGGATTGGGGAATGAAAAACTGCCTCGGGTCCAAGCGAATGATGATGATACGTAA
- a CDS encoding class I SAM-dependent methyltransferase has product METTEKDLVIFEGERAANYDSFVQQWIPNYDYFMSTFPKLLAKASEKTMLAVGCGTGNELIALKEFDGEWYIMGVDPSREMIHFAQQKLASYEEVEFLIGEVGQLENQRLFGAATLILVLHFIKYPNEKLALLREIQKRLKPGAPFVIMGIFGNREQLRGNLKVLESLLPNDLSEKEIEERLERITNSLHRTSEEELRKLLERAGFKSPTRFFQTTIYSGWITQKLTN; this is encoded by the coding sequence ATGGAAACAACGGAAAAAGATCTAGTTATTTTTGAAGGAGAGCGGGCCGCCAATTACGATAGTTTTGTACAACAGTGGATACCCAACTATGACTACTTCATGTCCACCTTTCCAAAACTATTGGCCAAGGCATCGGAAAAAACGATGTTGGCAGTAGGATGTGGTACAGGCAACGAACTGATTGCATTAAAGGAATTTGATGGGGAATGGTACATTATGGGAGTCGATCCCTCCCGCGAAATGATACACTTTGCCCAACAAAAGTTGGCTTCCTATGAAGAGGTTGAATTCCTTATTGGTGAAGTGGGGCAACTTGAAAACCAAAGACTTTTTGGTGCAGCTACGCTCATCCTAGTGCTACATTTTATCAAATACCCCAATGAAAAGCTGGCATTACTTAGGGAAATTCAAAAACGACTGAAACCCGGAGCACCCTTTGTTATCATGGGAATATTTGGAAATAGGGAACAGCTTAGGGGCAATCTTAAAGTTTTGGAATCCTTGTTGCCAAATGATTTGAGCGAAAAAGAAATTGAGGAACGACTGGAACGAATAACAAATTCCTTACACCGTACCTCAGAAGAAGAGTTACGGAAATTATTGGAACGTGCAGGTTTTAAATCGCCTACACGTTTTTTTCAAACCACTATTTATAGTGGATGGATTACACAAAAACTTACTAACTAA
- a CDS encoding protein-S-isoprenylcysteine O-methyltransferase, with amino-acid sequence MMRLVFEISFMIFWICMFIIRYPFAQQNKKNNIVSDKKDGIEKFTLALTSLGMLLLPIVYVATPWFSFADYHLPNAWGIFGLIMLIPVMMLFYRSHRDLGQNWSATLEIRDEHTLVSSGIYKHIRHPMYTAIWLWVICQALLLQNYIAGLSGLISFGVLYFLRVAKEEQMMEIQFGQQYKVYKQKTKRLIPKLF; translated from the coding sequence ATGATGCGCTTGGTATTTGAAATATCATTTATGATTTTCTGGATATGCATGTTCATTATACGATACCCCTTTGCCCAACAAAACAAGAAAAATAACATTGTATCAGACAAAAAGGACGGTATTGAAAAATTTACCCTGGCCCTCACATCTTTGGGTATGTTGTTACTTCCCATTGTTTACGTGGCTACCCCGTGGTTCAGCTTTGCAGACTACCATTTGCCAAATGCTTGGGGAATTTTTGGTTTGATAATGCTTATTCCAGTAATGATGCTGTTCTATCGTTCGCACCGCGACCTTGGACAAAACTGGTCCGCCACCTTGGAAATAAGGGACGAACATACTTTGGTAAGCTCTGGAATCTATAAACATATTAGGCATCCCATGTACACCGCAATTTGGCTTTGGGTCATTTGCCAAGCACTTTTGTTGCAAAACTATATCGCTGGACTATCCGGGCTCATCAGTTTTGGGGTGTTGTATTTTCTAAGGGTTGCAAAGGAGGAGCAAATGATGGAAATCCAATTTGGCCAACAATACAAAGTATACAAACAAAAAACAAAACGTTTAATTCCCAAACTATTTTAA
- a CDS encoding DUF1826 domain-containing protein: MIPINILDDNAAIGTDTRVLQDIHLKTKNLAIYQRGMAQLKGELAQAAKRPMECRANGTVEEIIFSLSSYLTNVLPGHVGLLGDILNLLGLFEQVTKVSSFRVSLATVSTNMCSRFHADNNELRMLCTYYGQGTLWLPDHAVDRKAYLTGKGNQNIVPDEGLIQQVATGDVVVLKGALYPESTPVLHRSPNIEKNGEERLLLSIDPNQSLNLPL, encoded by the coding sequence ATGATACCAATCAACATCCTGGATGACAATGCCGCAATTGGCACTGATACAAGAGTATTACAGGACATTCACTTGAAAACCAAAAACCTCGCCATCTATCAACGGGGGATGGCACAATTGAAGGGAGAGCTTGCCCAAGCTGCCAAACGGCCAATGGAATGTCGGGCAAATGGTACGGTGGAAGAAATCATATTTTCCCTTAGCTCCTATTTGACCAATGTACTTCCGGGGCATGTGGGCCTATTGGGGGACATTTTAAATCTTTTGGGACTATTCGAACAAGTGACCAAAGTATCTTCTTTTCGCGTTTCACTGGCCACGGTCAGCACCAATATGTGCTCCAGGTTCCATGCGGACAACAATGAACTTAGAATGCTTTGCACCTATTATGGGCAAGGTACGTTATGGCTACCGGATCATGCCGTTGATCGAAAAGCCTATCTAACCGGAAAAGGCAACCAAAATATTGTGCCTGACGAAGGTCTTATTCAGCAGGTTGCCACCGGGGATGTAGTTGTTTTAAAAGGCGCCCTATATCCGGAATCAACCCCTGTCCTGCACCGTAGTCCAAACATTGAAAAAAACGGTGAAGAACGATTATTGCTTAGCATCGATCCCAATCAATCCCTAAATCTTCCGCTATGA
- a CDS encoding MerC domain-containing protein: MMRSIGQMEKLSYSDFLGVAASCLCAIHCALTPVFFAARPVLETTMGKHSHGPGFWALLDYLFLVLSLAAVWYSARHTDHTGVKRALWGAWTIFAIGLLSETFHFHYGMWFMYAGSITLVVAHLYNHRYCKKSRMEVTAENTDQ; the protein is encoded by the coding sequence ATGATGCGTAGTATAGGACAAATGGAAAAATTAAGTTATTCCGACTTCCTCGGAGTAGCTGCCAGTTGCCTTTGCGCCATCCATTGTGCCCTGACCCCTGTGTTCTTTGCCGCTAGACCGGTTTTGGAGACTACCATGGGTAAACATAGTCATGGCCCCGGTTTTTGGGCGCTATTGGATTACCTCTTTTTGGTTTTGAGTCTTGCCGCGGTTTGGTATTCCGCAAGGCATACCGATCATACGGGCGTTAAAAGGGCTTTATGGGGGGCATGGACCATTTTTGCCATTGGACTTTTATCGGAAACCTTTCATTTCCACTACGGCATGTGGTTCATGTATGCTGGTTCCATTACCCTGGTTGTAGCACATTTGTACAACCATCGCTATTGTAAAAAATCCAGGATGGAAGTCACCGCTGAAAACACTGATCAATGA
- a CDS encoding ABC transporter ATP-binding protein yields the protein MKLEIKNLSKTYPNGVQALKNVSLSVGKGMFGLLGQNGAGKSTLMRTIATLQDPDSGAIRFNEINVLKSPEALRKTLGYLPQEFGVYPNVTAEELLTHIADMKGIVHKGERKETVEALLQKVNLYDVRNKKLDGYSGGMKQRFGIAQALVGNPELIIVDEPTAGLDPMERNRFYNLLSELGENAVVILSTHIVEDVSTLCSDMAIIGNGEVVLTGKPDEVQEAMRGKLYEMPIKKDQLTAYQEKFKVISQRFFAGKLMITVMADDMPSGGFDIKAPSLEDAYFKILSEN from the coding sequence ATGAAACTAGAAATTAAAAACCTTTCAAAAACCTATCCCAATGGGGTACAAGCCCTTAAAAATGTTTCCCTGAGCGTTGGTAAGGGCATGTTTGGACTTTTGGGCCAAAACGGTGCGGGAAAATCGACTTTAATGCGCACTATCGCAACCTTACAAGATCCGGATTCAGGTGCTATTCGTTTTAACGAAATTAATGTTCTAAAAAGCCCAGAAGCACTAAGAAAAACACTTGGATACCTTCCGCAGGAATTTGGGGTATACCCTAATGTAACGGCGGAAGAGTTGCTAACGCATATCGCCGACATGAAAGGTATAGTACATAAAGGGGAACGAAAGGAGACGGTGGAGGCCCTGTTGCAAAAAGTGAACCTCTATGATGTTCGAAATAAAAAATTGGATGGTTATTCCGGCGGGATGAAGCAACGCTTTGGTATTGCCCAGGCCTTAGTGGGCAATCCAGAATTGATCATTGTCGATGAACCTACGGCGGGTCTGGACCCTATGGAACGTAATCGTTTCTATAACTTATTGTCGGAATTGGGAGAAAATGCCGTGGTCATATTGTCCACCCATATTGTAGAGGACGTCAGTACCCTTTGTTCCGATATGGCCATTATTGGAAATGGTGAGGTAGTACTGACCGGTAAACCGGATGAAGTGCAAGAGGCCATGCGGGGGAAACTCTATGAGATGCCCATTAAAAAAGATCAGCTCACAGCGTATCAAGAAAAATTTAAGGTGATTTCCCAACGTTTTTTTGCCGGTAAATTGATGATTACGGTGATGGCAGATGATATGCCTTCCGGAGGGTTTGATATCAAAGCGCCATCACTGGAGGATGCCTACTTTAAAATCTTAAGCGAAAACTAA
- a CDS encoding GTP-binding protein, translating to MKTEKKLPVTVLSGFLGAGKTTLLNHVLHNKEGLKVAVIVNDMSEVNVDAELVKSENTLSRTEEKLVEMSNGCICCTLREDLMVEVERLAMENRFDYLLIESTGISEPVPVAQTFSFIDEENNIDLSRFSYVDTMVTVVDAFNFFKDFGSPETLMDRDLTDMEGDYRTIVNLLTDQIEFANVIVLNKTDLVSEDHLGILHATIAKLNPSARIIESHFGKVSPGEVLNTGLFNFEEAEQSAGWIEELVKEEHTPETEEYGIGSFVYRSRKPFDPERFWQYVQHRFPTTIIRSKGLFWIASRPEQALVWGQAGGSLRTDDAGVWWSSMPFQKRAEYLVFLENQEHIESNWDKTFGDRKNEIVFIGQDMNEAGIRADLDACLATDNELASRKWMVGYDDEWPVNRAYALE from the coding sequence ATGAAAACAGAAAAGAAACTCCCCGTAACGGTTTTGAGCGGGTTTTTAGGCGCAGGCAAAACCACTTTGCTAAACCATGTTCTCCACAACAAGGAGGGCTTGAAAGTTGCTGTGATCGTAAACGACATGAGCGAGGTAAACGTGGATGCGGAATTGGTAAAGAGCGAAAATACCCTTTCCCGTACGGAGGAAAAGCTGGTGGAAATGAGCAACGGCTGTATTTGCTGCACCCTTAGGGAGGATTTGATGGTGGAAGTTGAGCGTTTGGCCATGGAAAATCGATTTGACTATCTGCTTATTGAAAGTACGGGCATCAGCGAACCCGTACCAGTTGCCCAGACTTTTTCCTTTATCGATGAGGAAAATAACATTGACCTTTCCCGATTCAGCTATGTGGATACCATGGTTACCGTGGTGGATGCCTTTAATTTTTTCAAGGATTTTGGCAGCCCGGAAACCTTGATGGATAGGGACCTTACGGATATGGAGGGTGACTATCGTACCATTGTGAACCTATTGACGGATCAGATCGAGTTTGCCAATGTCATTGTTCTCAATAAAACGGACCTGGTGTCCGAAGACCATTTGGGAATCTTGCATGCGACCATTGCCAAGTTGAATCCTTCTGCCCGTATCATTGAATCCCATTTTGGAAAAGTAAGTCCCGGAGAAGTACTCAATACCGGGCTTTTCAATTTTGAAGAGGCGGAGCAAAGTGCCGGTTGGATCGAGGAACTCGTAAAGGAAGAGCATACCCCCGAAACTGAAGAGTATGGTATTGGTTCCTTTGTGTATCGAAGCAGAAAACCCTTCGATCCAGAACGTTTTTGGCAGTATGTACAGCATCGGTTTCCTACTACCATCATTCGCAGCAAGGGGTTGTTTTGGATTGCTTCACGACCTGAACAAGCCTTGGTATGGGGCCAAGCGGGTGGATCTTTAAGGACGGACGACGCAGGGGTCTGGTGGAGCAGTATGCCTTTTCAAAAGCGGGCAGAGTATTTGGTGTTTTTGGAGAATCAAGAACATATTGAATCAAATTGGGACAAAACCTTTGGGGACCGAAAAAATGAAATCGTCTTCATAGGTCAGGATATGAACGAAGCCGGTATACGCGCAGATCTTGATGCTTGTTTGGCTACGGACAACGAACTTGCCTCACGAAAATGGATGGTGGGATATGATGATGAATGGCCAGTGAATAGGGCATATGCATTGGAATAA
- the mog gene encoding molybdopterin adenylyltransferase: MEKVKIGIINVSDRASRGEYEDLPGQEVQRLLKLWLSSPWEAEYAVIPDEQNLLEKELIDMADNKACSLIVTTGGTGPALRDVTPEATIAVCEKLLPGFGEQMRQVSLQYVPTAILSRQTAGIRGRTLIINLPGKPKSIRECLEAVFPAVPYCIDLIGGPYLESNPEAMKVFRPGQGLKKKRS; this comes from the coding sequence GTGGAAAAAGTAAAAATTGGTATTATCAATGTATCGGACCGCGCCAGTCGTGGCGAATATGAAGATTTACCAGGTCAGGAGGTTCAGCGACTGCTAAAATTGTGGTTGTCCAGTCCGTGGGAAGCGGAGTACGCCGTCATTCCTGATGAACAGAACCTGTTGGAAAAGGAATTGATCGATATGGCCGATAACAAGGCCTGCAGTCTGATTGTAACGACAGGCGGCACAGGACCGGCCTTAAGGGATGTGACACCGGAAGCAACCATTGCCGTTTGTGAAAAACTACTTCCTGGATTTGGTGAGCAGATGAGGCAGGTTAGTTTGCAATATGTACCTACCGCTATTCTTTCCCGTCAAACTGCTGGAATCCGTGGAAGGACATTGATCATAAACCTTCCGGGCAAACCAAAATCCATTCGGGAATGTTTGGAAGCTGTATTTCCAGCCGTCCCATACTGTATCGATTTGATTGGAGGGCCTTATCTGGAATCAAATCCAGAAGCCATGAAGGTATTTCGGCCCGGTCAAGGTTTAAAGAAGAAGAGGTCATAA
- a CDS encoding NAD(P)/FAD-dependent oxidoreductase, with amino-acid sequence MRDNTSFEIVIVGGSYSGLSAGMSLGRALKNVLIIDSGQPCNTQTPHSHNFITQDGKMPKEIAALARQQVREYGTVEFYGGLATNAKKATNGFEITTERGDIFTAQKLIFATGVKDLMPNINGFAECWGKSVIHCPYCHGYEVRNEKTGILANGDSAFHYAQLISNWTKDLTLFTNGKSTLNQVQMEKITKHDISIVEKKIASFEHRNGNIHQIVFEDHSTFELKAIYARPDFEQHCKIPEKLGCELTEEGLIKVDFFQKTTVEGVFACGDNASPLRAVSYAVASGTIAAAMLNNGMAEEAF; translated from the coding sequence GTGAGAGATAACACCAGTTTCGAGATTGTTATCGTTGGCGGAAGTTATTCAGGGCTATCGGCAGGAATGTCCTTGGGCAGGGCATTGAAAAATGTTTTGATCATAGACAGCGGACAACCTTGCAATACTCAGACACCACATTCACACAACTTCATTACCCAGGACGGAAAAATGCCGAAGGAAATAGCTGCGCTTGCCAGACAGCAAGTTAGAGAATATGGAACCGTTGAATTTTATGGGGGCCTTGCAACAAACGCAAAAAAAGCCACCAATGGATTTGAAATAACGACCGAAAGAGGCGATATATTCACGGCGCAGAAACTCATTTTTGCCACAGGGGTTAAGGACCTAATGCCCAACATAAACGGTTTTGCAGAATGTTGGGGAAAATCCGTTATCCATTGTCCGTATTGCCACGGTTACGAAGTAAGAAATGAAAAAACGGGCATATTGGCCAATGGGGATTCTGCATTCCATTATGCCCAACTTATTAGTAATTGGACAAAAGATCTGACCCTATTCACTAACGGAAAAAGTACCTTAAATCAAGTACAGATGGAAAAGATAACGAAACATGACATTTCCATTGTGGAGAAAAAGATTGCTTCTTTTGAACACCGTAATGGAAATATCCATCAAATTGTTTTTGAAGATCATTCCACTTTTGAGCTCAAAGCAATCTACGCACGACCAGATTTTGAACAACATTGTAAAATTCCGGAAAAACTGGGATGCGAGTTGACGGAAGAGGGACTCATAAAGGTAGATTTCTTTCAAAAAACGACGGTGGAAGGTGTTTTCGCCTGTGGGGACAATGCAAGCCCATTGCGGGCCGTCTCCTATGCCGTGGCATCAGGAACCATTGCAGCGGCCATGCTCAACAACGGAATGGCCGAGGAAGCATTTTAA
- a CDS encoding Fur family transcriptional regulator, which yields MGIIRRTKSVKALLNEFVQTKMALSTMELVERLHHQMNKSTVYRILERLENDGILHSFTGKDGLTWYALCNNNGCSPLQHMDTHPHFQCRDCGKTECLSISIPIPEVAEHRIDSVSLLLVGRCADCISGLN from the coding sequence ATGGGAATAATTCGAAGGACCAAGTCGGTCAAAGCATTGCTCAATGAATTTGTGCAGACCAAAATGGCCCTGTCCACAATGGAACTGGTGGAACGGCTACATCACCAAATGAACAAGTCTACGGTTTACCGAATTCTTGAGCGTTTGGAAAATGACGGGATCTTGCATTCGTTTACCGGAAAAGATGGACTTACATGGTATGCGCTATGTAACAACAATGGTTGTTCGCCCCTGCAACACATGGATACCCATCCGCATTTTCAGTGTCGGGATTGTGGCAAAACGGAATGCCTGTCCATTAGCATTCCTATTCCAGAGGTTGCGGAGCACCGCATAGATTCCGTCTCCCTTTTGTTGGTAGGAAGATGTGCAGATTGTATTTCCGGTTTGAATTAA
- a CDS encoding MauE/DoxX family redox-associated membrane protein gives MAAYIIRFLLALLFIYAGIEKLFLPYDPSVFRTDAAEAHPLFFTYYDLLQGSGYLYFVGLFQLLCGLLLVFRRTYLLGSIMLVPLLLCLLMTHVFFSRYPPFILFDSLMLALNLFLLFGRYNEWKTVLLKKENSWI, from the coding sequence ATGGCAGCCTACATTATACGATTTCTTTTGGCCCTCCTTTTTATTTACGCGGGGATAGAAAAGCTGTTCCTGCCTTACGACCCATCGGTGTTTAGAACGGATGCCGCGGAGGCCCATCCCTTATTTTTCACCTATTATGATTTATTGCAGGGCTCGGGCTATCTCTATTTTGTAGGCCTTTTTCAATTATTGTGCGGTTTATTACTGGTATTCCGGCGAACCTATCTCTTGGGCAGCATCATGCTGGTACCATTGCTACTTTGTTTGTTGATGACCCATGTGTTTTTTTCAAGATATCCCCCATTTATCCTATTTGATAGTCTAATGTTGGCGTTGAACCTTTTTCTCCTATTTGGAAGGTATAACGAATGGAAAACGGTATTGCTTAAAAAAGAAAACTCATGGATATGA